The Zingiber officinale cultivar Zhangliang chromosome 2A, Zo_v1.1, whole genome shotgun sequence genomic sequence tataaaccccccggtcggaagaccgtcgagcggcgacgttaaactctagagttggaccgacgactataaaccccctggcttgaagtccgtcgagtggcgacgttaaactctagagtcggaccgacgactataaatcccccggcttgaagaccatcaagcgacgacgttaaactctagagtcggaccggcgactataaaccccccggcttgaacatcgtcgagcaacgacgttaaactctagagtcggaccgatgactataaaccccccggtcggaagaccgtcgagcggcgatgttaaactctatagtcggaccggcgactataaaccccctggcttgaagaccgtcgagcagcgacgttaaactctagagtcggaccggcgactataaacccctcggcttgaaaaccgtcgagcggcgacgttaaactctagagtcggaccggcgactataaacccccctgcttgaagaccgtcgagcggcgacgttaaactctagagtcgaatcggcgactataaaccccccggtcgaaagaccgtcgagcggcgacgttaaactctatagtcggaccggtgactataaaccccccggcttgaagaccgtcgagcggtgacgttaaactctaaagtcggaccggcgactataaacctcccggacGGGACAGCATCGCGCAGAGGCACCTCACCGAAACGCTAGCAGGAATTCCATATGGATTGGAAAGTCATTTGACCGAGCGGCGCAGTCAAGAAAAAAACACTTCAACGAAAAACAAAAAATCCAGGCAGGACGGAAGGTCGTTCGACCGATTGGGGAAGTTAAGAAAATACAGCGGAAAAAAGGTCGAGCGACCGGTCGACACAGTTGCAAGGAGCACTCAAACAAAAGGTTGACAAAGCAAAAGTTGTCATTCTAAAGTTACATTTAAAAGTTCGCCGATCGGGGGAAAAAGTTACAGATGCAGTTGATTAAAATTAAGGTTTAGCCGATCGGGAGGATTatagaaaatacttcattcaagGTAGTTGAAAACATGCTTTGGGATGACGGTGAGAAGCGCCACATGCTCCGTAGCAGGGATGACCACGGATTCGGGGAGCTGACTCTTGGACTTCTGATAGTCCgccgtggcggtgatggccaactcgaaggcgaTGACCATCCGGTCGCAAACCTTCTCCACAAATTCCGCCGAGCGGATGTATGTTTGCCTCAAGGTGGCAACGCGCTGGGCTCCGCctcttggtactccttgaaggcgGCACGGGAATCATCAAGTGCCTCCTGCAGAGCCTTCAAATCGTCCTTGAGTTTGGTCACCTCGACCGAACGACCCTTCTTCTCATGGTCCAGCAGATCCGCCAACTCGTTTACCCGCTGTTCCAGGGCGCGGGCCTCCACGTCCTTCGCTTCCAAATCGGAGATGGcggtattcttccgagtggttgCAAGTTCTATCTTGCGGTCATAAGTTTTGACCTGTTTGTCGAGCTGGTTTAGCATGtaggcctggtcggccgtcttcttccgctcggcctctaaCAGGTCCTTGGTTTTTgtgagctccttctgcagctcggcataagaaGGGCCTCGAGAAGAAGACGGGCCGCCCGAACTCCTCAGTctcttcagctcctcctccaccattgcCAAGCGGTTGGCGACAGCAATgttttccacccatctctgatatACACAGGAATGTTAAAAGGCCGACCGGGAAGGCTACATAAAAGAGCAGAAATGAAGCTTACCCCGTGGACTGCTGCATGTGACTATCAGCCAGTTTGTCGAGCGGTATCATGGCCACACGGGCCCGggcgtccgcccacatctcagcAAGGGGGCCCTTGATAGTGATCATATATGTTCAGGAGCCGTCGGCTGATCGGACTCGGCCATAAACGCCTCAGTGGGGAGGTGCAAGGTGGCCCTAATAGTGCGGCGCCGACCCGGAGTCGTGTGAGCGGACGCTGAGGGATCGGAGGCCGGGCTGGACATGGTGGATAGAATGCACGAGCGGCGAACTCGGCGGGGGTACAGGAGGAAGAGAGCTGACCGGCACCGCTTCGAGGGGGTTCACAGGCGGGTCTAGTTGGGAGGGGGTCCGGTCGGAGGAGAGCGCCTCGACCGATGGTGCTTTGCCGCGTTGAGAGGCGGTGcccgtccgctcggacgcttgcacTGCGGAGGTGGCCGAACGGAGAGGCACCTCAACACGACGTCTTTTCCTGTCGAGCGGGAGCTCGTCCTCCGGATCGGAGTCTTCCTCCCGAACGGTCGGTTCTTTGCTAGAAGTTGCACCGCCAGCCGCATCCACAggtgaagcctgagcggccgactcccctgcatttgtctcgctctcaccctcgtgagagccgaccgaaGCAATGCCCAACtactccatttccttggccgctgccGCCTCGAGCGCGACTGCGTTTTTCTTCAAAATCCCCAACAGCACAgactccattacgatgttcgctgcaaggaaaggagaaggaaatcaattagaactcaaggcaaatgtacaagtgaagttcttaccaaagctgctcaGGAGTGGAATCCGGCTCGGACTCaaaccgaatatatacatcactccttcaggtaggagcttgttgatgtcgaggtTCAGACCGGCTAGTAGATTCGCtgcttgaagatagtccggtcgggtcttaaacttcttcagctcgggggaggtgggtggtccgacctgccatttggttcggaaaggAAGCCGATCGGGGATACGAAGAAAAAAGTagttctctttccaatgtttgttggaagagggcagtttatcaaaaaagatCAAACCAGGCCGAGCCTGAAACAGATAAGTGTCCGACTcagactgcttgggataataaaaataatagaaaacttccggcggaggggaatgttgtgtatcttaaataagaccacaactccgcacagaaggtgaaaagtgttgggaaccaattgggcgagcggaatgccaaagaagttgcaaacttcaacgatgaaggggtggaggggaaaccgcagaccgactacgaattggtcgcggaaaagacAAAAGGCGCCGCGCGGAggtttgtgcggccgagcggaaggtgaAGGTAAAATCAGTTCGAAATCTGAAGGGATATCAAAAGCGTTTAGTAGGCTCTCGGCATTgcgccgatcgaaccgcgactccatggtggtataccatgggccaagAGCGGGGTCCTCGGGCTGAGAAAAGCTTGCCATCGCCGGAACAACGGAGGAGGCAGAAGTCGAAAGGAAAAGCAAAGACGCGAGTGAGAAGATGAGCGAGACAGTACCCGAAAGACAAGAACGCGGCCAAGAACGAAAACACGGGAACCAACGAGAGAAAGGCAGAAGAACCTTACAGAAAAAGATAATCGAAGGAAGAGGGCGAGGGGTCGCCAGAATGCCGGGGAACAAGATCACCGGAGCGAGGAGCGCAAGGAGAGGCTTCTGAGCACGCGAAGGCAAAGATGCGGCGGTGGAAGGCGGCGAAAGCCTTATAAGGGTGGACTCGATCCGCCCAAGCCGTTGGATGCAGGTCACATAACCTGAGGCCCGCatccaaccgtccatttcaaaccgacGGACGTCGTATCGGGCGTAAGGCGACGGCCGTACGATGACGTCGACAGTGCCACGTGGAACTCGGTCACAGGAAGACATTTAATGAGACCCATCATGAGGCAGAACCCGCGTGCTCAACTATAATGGCGGAGATTTACACGCATTCCGAGAAGATCCCGAGGACATCATCACAGGCCAGTGGGGCAGCCCTCGGCAATTAGCCGACCGGCTCTATTCGACCCCATAGGGGCCGAGCGGAGGTACACTTTCGGGAGTGGCGGGTCGGCTGTCGCTTGGccaaactcatagtccagtcagtcggacttagcgccttcttcgactagacttgagggggaggcatgtgatcaaGTGGTAAGGACGGGAGATCACTCGTTGGcgagaggtcaacgacacgtggaggtcaatggtcaagagggtcaatcccaaggtcgtgccgagcggccagaggtagtgccgagcggagtggcgggccgaccgagcattcgaccgaccggacatctggccaagggtctcccggaccggacgaaagacagcccgaccaagGGTCGAGTTTTCGATGCTTAAGGTAAAAGGGTCTATGGACCGGGCGGACAGGCCGCTCAGCCGAGCCGCAGGATAATAAGCTGCgattccatccgagcacatgagcagggcttctcGGAGGCCATGAGCACCGAGCGGTTGGTTCGCTCGGCCCGGAAACAGGTAATAGCGCTAGGAAACAAAAAGGACAACTGATAACTTTGTCCTCGAGACACCtgtcgccgacaaacagcatggtcggcggccggagcggacagagtatcgtacggtggaagcttccaccgtcacatccgggatatgctcggcaattccggaatgacgtcagacatgcttttctgacacaacctaCTGAGGtctgtttggggaagcgtgcccacgcctccccggggtcctatataaggacccccagatttcgacggaggtatgcaattctgatcactgtagccacagtaacgttgccttgttcttcttcttcgctgtctgacttgagcgtcggagggtcgttgtcgggaaactcctcccggctcggcttctttgcaggtccgccggaggtccacatcaccagtcgaagacagcggagagcaccacgtccccagcgtccatcgactcagcgcttgGACAGGATCAATTCGATTTTCATTAATAATTGGATTGGTAGATGTTActttaaattgttttttttatcgatattaaaaaaaaaataaaatccaattaaattataaaaaatattattaaaaaaatggaCTAAAAAATCAATTCAAGCACAAAGTGGCTATTGATAGCTTGCTTCAACTGCGGCTTTTCCTTGAAGTTAATGACAGGTATGATGCTCTCCATGCTTCTTTTGTGGACATTCGTTTTTATTGTTCTATCTCCTCATTTATGCTTTTGAAGGTTAAGATGTTCAACACTAGTTGTTTATGTTGAAATCACTTTCTGGGAAGTGTTTAACTGCATTGTTTGATCACATGCCTTCACTAGTGTTGTTTTCATTTGGATGTTCACTTGGTGGCTCGGTCATTTCTCACATAGAAGCTGAGGAAAATAGGCTTGCTGCTTTTATTTGCAATTGCAACGGGACTTTACCAAGATGAGTACAACTGTAAGATTGCCAACCTTGGTACTAGCTCTCATGACTATATTTCATTTGTTCAGGAAGTATTCAAAGCAGCATGCGACTTTGAAGAAGATTTCGGACTTGTACATCAATGAATAAAAAGATAACGCACTTGTATGCCGACTTGTGTCTAGCCTGCCGCGACTATCCGCATGCCCAGCTCGAGGTCGAGCCTGAGCCGGACCTGCACGAGACACGAGTCACAGGATTCACGCTTCAGCGGACCACCACCCATCAATGTGACCCCTCCATGTGCCGACTGCCCGCCGCCCATAATTGGGACACACTTGATCGACCACACCGCCATCCAGCCAATGGCTCTATCGCTGCGGTCCCGCAGGCCATGCCGAACCAAGAAGCTAACTTTAAGCACGGATGCCTACTGGAAATCGGAAACAGGGTATATATTCCAGGTAAAAGGATGGATGCTTTGGCAGAACAAGCATCGTCTCCTTTTTCTCagaagaaaacaaaacaaaaaaaaggaCAAGATTTAACATGGAAATCAAAAAGATCCGATGCCAAAACAACAGTTTCTCTCTCACGAGAGTCGCGGCGTGATTTCTTCTTGAGCAGAGGAAACTGTCGTCAGCGAGCCTCACAAGCCGAGGAGGATGTAGTAGACCAGAGTGATGGGAAGGGCAATTAGCATCCCAAATATTACTCTGCACATTGAATAATGAACGAACGAAAGGTAATtgatcatttaaaattttaattttaattttaaatgcaCGATCGAtgatgaatgaatgaatgaatgaatgaataaTGGAGCTGCTTACGCTGTGCTTAAGATGGCAGGGTGGACGTTGTACTCCTTGGCGAAGACGAAGGGCACGATGCCCTGCGGAAGAGACGCCTGACAagacaaagaaacaaagaaacaaacaaaAACATGGCATGTGAGCAGGAGCCTCTCGGGTCGACATCGCGCAACCACGCACCAGTGCAATGTACCTGGACGATCGCCACGTGGAGGAGGGTCCCGCGCAGGCCGACGGCGATCGAGGCGGCGGCCATCACCGCCGGTCCGGCCAGGAACCGGACCGCCATCGCGAACGAGGCCGCCGTGTTGCCGCACGCTATGATCCTCGGCTGCAGCGCCATGAACAGCCCTGCACGCGTGCGTTTCGTGCCCCGGATTAGTTTCGGAGCGTTAATGGGGTGGGGGGAGATCGAATCGGACTTGCCTAGGCTGAACATGGCCATCCCCAGGCCGGCGTCCGAGAGGATGGAGATGGAGTTCTCCACTATCTTCGGCATCGCCACGTGCCACCGGAAGGCGACGAGGGACCAGATGAGGCCGATGAGGCTGGAGTAGGTGTTAGGGTTGCGGATCAGCTTGCGCCAGACCATGATGAGGATCAGACGGGTCATAACGCTCGCGGGGGGCATCGGACGGCTAGGTATTGTCCCATCAGCCGGCCCTCGCGCACCGCCCCCTTCCCCGCCGCTTACCTCCGCTGCGCCCTTTCCCCCGCCGCCGCAGCCGAAGTTCAACTCCTCCGCCCGGTATTCCTCGGCCTCTAATAAACCCCACGCTTATTTAAATAAGCAAGagggttaagttaattgattagttattaagggaattaattattataattaaccTTTGGCGGTGGTGCGGAGCTCCGTTGGGACGAGCATCCGGATCTCCTTCGCGCCGTGGTCGAGGTCGGGATCGTGGCCGGCGAAGGAGGGGAGGGCGGCCACCTCCGACACCGGCGACGCGCTCGAGCTCCACACGAACATGTGAAGCTCTTTGGCGTCCGCCGCCCCCGCTCGGTTAGGATGCGGGTGCGGTTTCTTCGCCGCGCTAACGACGGAGATTTCCGGCTGCAGGTGGTGGTGTTGGTGGTCGTCGAAGTTGGAGGGGCGCGGAGTGGGGCCGCGGGATGATTGGAGGGAGTGGAAGTCGGCGGCGCCGAAGCTCGAGGGACGGAACGAGGGGGCCGCCGCTCCGCCGGCGCCGGCGCTGACCATGGCGAAGAAATCGGCGTGGTTGAAGCTGGATCCTCTCGGAGTAGGGTTCCGGGAGGAGCTGAGGGAGTAGATCTCGGCGCCGGTGAGGTTGGATGGGCGGGGTGTCATCATCGCCGCCGATCGCCTCGAGGAGGTCGACTTGCGGACGGTGACGTGAATCTTGCCGTCGCCGCCGACTTCCGAGACGGCCTCGGTGGCGCCGGCGTCGAGCGAGACGACGTCGGGGTCGATCCGGAAGGAGACGATGGAGGCGGCGGTATCGGGGAACTGATCCGCGATGAGGAGTCGGGCGGCGCGGAACTCGAAGAGGAACAGCATTAGCGTGTACCAAATGATGCACTGCAGAACGACGATCTGGACCATGAGCGAACCAGAGTAAGGCCCGTACATGGCGATGAGGAGGGGGATGCCCATCACCAGAGTATTAGGAAGCGTGGAGAGGGAGAAAATAGTGATGGACCAGTCCAGCGGCGCGGCGCCGCCGGGGAgcgggcggcggcggcggagaaaATTGGACCAGGCGGCGAGGGCCGCCAGGACCAGCAGCTTCTGCAGGGTGTCGGCGGCGATGAACCGGAGGTTCATCGCATAAGGGTTGTTGGTGGAGATGAAGTGGAACGAGAGGAGAGGCACGGCGAAGATGGCGACGAAGCGGTTGATCCCGGAGCACTGGTCCGGCGAGAAGATGCCCCACCATCGCACCGACCCGTAGGCCAGTATCATCGCCACGTACAGCGGCACCACCGCCGCCAGCACCGTATACAGGTCATGCCAAGATATCATCTTTACTGCCGCCGGCGATCAATCATCAACCTCCGAAGCTAAATTCGACTGATTTAGGAAAGATCAGTGACTCTCCGAAAATAAAGGAAGCGCGATGGAGTATGAAGCGTGCTGTGTGACCATTTATAGTGCATGATCGGGAATGAAGGCAGGAAGCAGACGACAAGCTCTGTGATTGGCTTAAGCTTTGCTGAGTTGAAGAAACGGGCAGGAAGTCTTCAACGTGGAAGCGGCTGAATGTTCAAGCAAGCAACTGCTGGATTTTTGTGGGCAGAGTAAGTAGCAGCAGCATGAAGCCACCTagttttactcttttttttttttaaaaaaaaaattaacttcctTGTTTCCTGTGTTgcaaaggcgggtcccgccgcccagcggccccctcacccctgccccacgagtatgagagggagtaaatcacggtgaatacggacccggcgatgacatggcggtcgaaggtgtttagcacggacagatattgatgttatcgcaattgctgccgtagaccttcgacctcccgacccatgttgcaagaatatcatgtcataaccggttgatcccgcccgtgggggcaaCTTCCTTGTTTCCTGGATAAACTCACAGGTGGATGATCAATCGAGCCGCACTGTTTCATTAAATCCAGGGACTGAATCCACGATACCTTCAATTTCCTATCCtcaaattattattaaaacaCTGTGCAGATAGCGAAACCTTGCATGTGAGCTGCTTCCAGTTATGCGTGCTTTCCCAGCAGCCACCGACGCCGAATCAGATACAAATCATCATGTACAAAACTGGGAAACTTTGTCAGCGTTGGTAAATTTTCTGGAACCATTTAAGCTTCGGCATTTTGCTGAATGAGTTTCTAGGATTTCTTATTTCACGTAACTAATTTTCATAACACGTAAATCACGTAACATAGTTTCTAAATGTTCCTCCTCTTTCTTAAATTATTTCAATCAGTTTTCATAATCCATGCACACATATTTGAATTCTATAGCTTATATTGAGATCAgtaaatttttatatttgtaaAATCTTGAGAAAATTTATCACAAGTTGATTATAACATTTATGACAATTGAGTGTTTACGATTCCTTGattcaaaaaatattatatttttaaatttttaaatgatgTAGGTGCATCGTGATTTAGAGAactcttaattattttaaatcacaattaatatttttttaaaatactttgatcctgttcgaaagcgTGAAGTTGGAAAGCTGAAGATGTAGCGGTTTTGCTGACTAGATGAAGATCTCGCTCTTTTCTGTAAAACAAACTAaattagggaaggggtccctagtATTaatcttccgacgctcaagttagaaacaaTAGTAGGAAGAGAAATTGAAAGTAACAGAAATATCTTTCTTAATGACCTTCCATCTTTCtctgtttaatgatattaattatcggcagaagacatctttgtcttggcttcttcgcatttaatgatagatggagtgttttcttttatttttccttcccCTTATTAAgtatttgtctttttcttttttattattttattggttcattattaatatgtacaATGCCAATGTCATACCCCGAGCCGGACAGGTGGTCCGCTCGACCCACTCTCCTACCGATAGGGCTGACCGGACAATGGTTCATCCAGACGGTCAATCAGACAGTAGTTTGTCCGATGGGTTGCTATAGCCACTTCCTGCTCGGGTCGGCCTAGTTTATGCCAtagtgttgaccaccttgactttgacctacactGTGACAATTGACTCGTGTCAAGGAGGCttctccttatcaccgcatcacaagcatttctctcaagtctagtcgaaggaggctgcaagttcgactgactggacaggTGGTGCCTTAGGTGATTTCCACATCCGATCGGACTGTGCTTGGTCCTTTATTGCCGATCGACCCATAAGCCAACGCCACTCGGCTTCATTTTGTTGTTGCCAGGTTCAGCCTTGTGACCCATTCTTCGCGTCGATTGGGGCGATGAGTAACAACGCTTTGTAAATTTTTGTCTTTTCCTTATGCTTCCTTGGGCGAGCGCGGTCTCAGCTGACGTCATCCATCTATCTCGAAGACCATTCAAATCCTCAATACTTATGGCCAAGCATGcgaccataccttttaattaagtgCCTTAAATGTTGCCCGATGACTGAAGGACACGTGTCCTATACTGCTGTTGAGTGCTActtggaatttcgttctgtttctcctgtataaaaatttgtacaagtacagaacttttcctagcaatccatatgttcttcaaaagttaaacttgaattacaaacgaaacttaacattattaatccaagttcaactcatgtgttctttagaagttaaaccatattacagaagttgattaaatatctattttaaggattgacttccaggtcgttggcgagacactcggccttcttggttatgagatcatccaccacttcctagacaaaacctttcaaagaaattgaatatttaaactccttacaataaaccctaggtttaactacagagaactcaattgaagcacaaaatcgatagcttcttgtgttggtattgttggtgcgggtagcactaacggtctaacccaggttttgatgaatgacaaataggttaagttagttgtgttgttgtctgacactttgatcaagtgtgcaggaaaagtccagacaggtcgacgggctgaccggatgtaacGTCTAGGTCGACGGCCGACCGGATAGTCGGCAAGAAgtccaggtcgacgggctgatcggacgtctggcaagaagtccagctaggtcgacgggctgaccggacgcttaggcaggaagtccagctaggtcgacgggctgaccggatagctggcagaagtccagactggtcgaaggctgaccggacgtctggcggtaagtaaggtaagtcaccggaggggagtgatcacgaggacgcgttcccggaagggaacattaggcgtcgatccggcttagatccatttcggatatctaagtcgagatcgtgactagattccggtctcggaaagacgatctaagtcatactctttgctattactttgttgaactttaattgtgctaacaatctgctttacatatatatttgcctccggactaacgctTGTCTGGCAGACTGAGGAAAAGGTCCGGCGCCCAAGGAATCCAGCGCTGAGGTCCGCGCCTTGGGAtccggcgcccggaggcaaactttatcacattgccgccacgtggagctcacctGGTTGGActccacgtctcaccagggccctggaagggatccggcgccctgagcttcatataaaagaaggggcaagggtggagctttatatcaactaagaatccaagatctgctgctctgtactcttgcgacgctacgaaaagctctccgactcagtgctggttttgtttcaattctattgtcggtattttctttatctgtcaattcttgtacttaactctgtaatattcgaattgatagtgattgcccaacgaaagtggtcaaggaccacgggccttcgagtaggagtcgtcacaggctccgaacgaagtaaaaaacaactgtgttcgtttacttttccgctgcgtttaaactcttgttttttttcgaatcgatattcaccccccctctatcgaatctaacggtcctacaggtaTTTcatgatccatacaaagaaaaactaaactagtttcgctgcggaataaagaactagttgtacctttcttcgtagacaaagacctcttgatcttctattgtattcctctcctcctcttggatgtcgtgtgtgcgacgatctaccaagacaaagcacccgaaccttttcttcttctcctccaagcaccgCCGACCACAAAGATTGAAGCAAGGTGCCGCCGGCctcaagagaaagaaaacaatagaagagggtcgaccacacaagagaataaaagagagagagcttaGGTTATATGTTTAGGGAgcacctcctcctcttttataatctttgctagcggctaaaaaggaaagttttaaataaaattttccttttatttgctactgtggatggttacaaaaaaaagaaagattaaaatctctcttttaaatcattgtaaatagttataaaaggaaagattataacaaaactttgttttaaacaaaatctttcttttattcctataatggttggttacaaaaaagaaaagattttaataaaattaaaatctttcttttaaatcattgtagatatctacaaaaaagaaaagattttaacaaaattaaaatctctcttttaatcctttgtagaaagctataaaaggaaagattttaacaaaattaaaatatctcttttaatcctttgtagaaaggtataaaaggaaaaattttaacaaaattttgttttaaataaaaacttcattttctcttctattatggccgaccccatgcttaggcaccaagcatggcttggccgatccacatcttgggcaccaagcaaggcttgcccgaccccttgcttgggcaccaagcaaggatgtggccgacgcCTCACTCGGGTAGGAaagaaaatcaaaacgggtgaataCGAGATTTTATAAaggctacagcagggaccgagaggaggaattgattttggcctcccgataagcttgagcttctgtgttcgacccgaacacccaactcaagttcatcaataataactcataccactaacgagttattattgaactaccgcaccaatcccatattacattttgagctccttcttatcatgagtgcattaatctccctgtgtttaagatatcgaatgaccattaattaaatgagttattgataactcacttaattaatatctagcttcaagagtagtaccactcaactttattgtcatgtcggactaagtctacctgcagggtttatatgacaatccttatgagctcctcatggggacatcatcaacctagataactaggacatagtttctttctataatcaacaacacaccatataaataatattattttcaaacttatcgggcctattgatttaacgaataaatctcaccttttgataaattaaagaaataaatactaaatatatgtgcttgttattatatcgggattaagagtaagcacatctataataacagaggttctgttcttttatgcagtcagtataaaaggaacaacctcaaatggtccttctcaatacacacatagtgtactagtgtaattttatagtcaagataaactaataccaaattatactataaccattccaatggtttgtctcaatccatcttagttgtgaactactatttataatttataaggaactgataacatgatcttctgtgtgacactacacatcatgttatctacaatataaattaaatggacaactgcatttaactaaatgcagacatttgaccaatgtaattctcatttcaaaataaatgtttatacaaaaagctaaacttttagtatacattctaacaactaccGCCACATGCTTGATGTGACAGGCGGATATCCGCTTGCGACGTGATGTGCACTTTTTCAAATTCAACGGTTGGATCTGCTGTTAGTTTTCGTAATtctggatcggacggctgaggtCGATTGGCCGTAAGGTTTATAAGCCTTACGTGTGTCGCCATCGTGTTCATTTCGtgtgccttcgtcttcgagcttcCCCTCGACGCCttgcttcctcttcctctccaacGACCTTTTCTGTAAGCTTCTATTTCCCTACTCGAATTTTTTCATTGTTCTTAGTATCCTCTCTTTTAATCGAATGTTC encodes the following:
- the LOC122042215 gene encoding auxin efflux carrier component 3a-like isoform X1, which produces MISWHDLYTVLAAVVPLYVAMILAYGSVRWWGIFSPDQCSGINRFVAIFAVPLLSFHFISTNNPYAMNLRFIAADTLQKLLVLAALAAWSNFLRRRRPLPGGAAPLDWSITIFSLSTLPNTLVMGIPLLIAMYGPYSGSLMVQIVVLQCIIWYTLMLFLFEFRAARLLIADQFPDTAASIVSFRIDPDVVSLDAGATEAVSEVGGDGKIHVTVRKSTSSRRSAAMMTPRPSNLTGAEIYSLSSSRNPTPRGSSFNHADFFAMVSAGAGGAAAPSFRPSSFGAADFHSLQSSRGPTPRPSNFDDHQHHHLQPEISVVSAAKKPHPHPNRAGAADAKELHMFVWSSSASPVSEVAALPSFAGHDPDLDHGAKEIRMLVPTELRTTAKAWGLLEAEEYRAEELNFGCGGGGKGAAEVSGGEGGGARGPADGTIPSRPMPPASVMTRLILIMVWRKLIRNPNTYSSLIGLIWSLVAFRWHVAMPKIVENSISILSDAGLGMAMFSLGLFMALQPRIIACGNTAASFAMAVRFLAGPAVMAAASIAVGLRGTLLHVAIVQASLPQGIVPFVFAKEYNVHPAILSTAVIFGMLIALPITLVYYILLGL
- the LOC122042215 gene encoding auxin efflux carrier component 3a-like isoform X2 — protein: MISWHDLYTVLAAVVPLYVAMILAYGSVRWWGIFSPDQCSGINRFVAIFAVPLLSFHFISTNNPYAMNLRFIAADTLQKLLVLAALAAWSNFLRRRRPLPGGAAPLDWSITIFSLSTLPNTLVMGIPLLIAMYGPYSGSLMVQIVVLQCIIWYTLMLFLFEFRAARLLIADQFPDTAASIVSFRIDPDVVSLDAGATEAVSEVGGDGKIHVTVRKSTSSRRSAAMMTPRPSNLTGAEIYSLSSSRNPTPRGSSFNHADFFAMVSAGAGGAAAPSFRPSSFGAADFHSLQSSRGPTPRPSNFDDHQHHHLQPEISVVSAAKKPHPHPNRAGAADAKELHMFVWSSSASPVSEVAALPSFAGHDPDLDHGAKEIRMLVPTELRTTAKEAEEYRAEELNFGCGGGGKGAAEVSGGEGGGARGPADGTIPSRPMPPASVMTRLILIMVWRKLIRNPNTYSSLIGLIWSLVAFRWHVAMPKIVENSISILSDAGLGMAMFSLGLFMALQPRIIACGNTAASFAMAVRFLAGPAVMAAASIAVGLRGTLLHVAIVQASLPQGIVPFVFAKEYNVHPAILSTAVIFGMLIALPITLVYYILLGL